A region of Marnyiella aurantia DNA encodes the following proteins:
- a CDS encoding DUF3810 domain-containing protein, protein MIWKPNVHTENLKSYYKRRFWAGILLAQAVLFYLLSLSDRAVSVFESFFAWQKQYHQLFFSGPDFSVGDILYIVLVIVFGIIILGVSQKSKRRRSQLLLLLLLNILYFTYNIWWGMLYFQKPISDRLPEVEVTDEKLKSFARHYLDLCRESREQVMEDQNGVFKVYDLMKLQQQITEVQNDGLFYNNKENRTSVSSFKPSLYSRIISYTGIQGYYNPFTAEAQYNPELPSTYLPFTLAHEHAHQLGFAREQEANFIAFLTGKNSSDADLKYSTQYFVLKSLLNALAESDPGFVKETLRNYSPAMQRDRTAELSFRKKHEGWLEEFFGITNDLFLKSNRQEGAVTYSYFVNLLVRFETANRTKS, encoded by the coding sequence ATGATCTGGAAACCGAACGTGCACACTGAAAATCTAAAGTCATATTATAAAAGAAGGTTTTGGGCAGGTATTTTACTTGCCCAAGCTGTTCTGTTTTACCTCCTTTCACTATCAGACAGGGCGGTTTCCGTTTTTGAGAGTTTTTTTGCTTGGCAGAAACAATATCATCAGCTCTTCTTTTCAGGTCCTGATTTCTCTGTGGGAGACATTTTATATATTGTCCTTGTAATAGTGTTTGGGATCATCATTTTGGGTGTGAGCCAAAAAAGCAAGAGGAGGCGTTCCCAACTGTTACTGCTTTTACTGCTTAACATCCTTTACTTCACTTATAATATCTGGTGGGGCATGCTGTATTTTCAAAAACCAATAAGTGACCGATTACCTGAAGTGGAAGTTACAGATGAAAAACTAAAAAGTTTTGCCAGACACTATCTAGACCTTTGCCGCGAAAGCAGAGAACAAGTTATGGAGGACCAGAATGGTGTTTTTAAAGTCTATGACCTGATGAAACTTCAGCAGCAGATTACAGAAGTTCAGAATGACGGTCTGTTCTATAATAATAAGGAGAACAGAACCTCAGTCTCATCATTTAAACCGAGTCTCTACAGCCGTATTATCAGTTATACCGGAATTCAGGGGTATTATAACCCGTTCACGGCAGAGGCTCAGTATAATCCGGAGCTGCCTTCTACCTACCTGCCATTTACCCTGGCACACGAGCATGCGCATCAGTTGGGATTTGCCCGCGAGCAGGAGGCCAACTTTATTGCATTTCTAACAGGCAAAAACTCCAGTGATGCCGACCTTAAATACAGCACCCAATATTTTGTTCTGAAATCTTTACTGAATGCCCTGGCAGAATCTGACCCGGGGTTTGTTAAAGAAACACTTCGAAATTATTCGCCGGCAATGCAGCGCGACCGTACGGCAGAACTGTCGTTCAGAAAAAAGCATGAGGGGTGGCTGGAGGAATTCTTTGGAATAACCAATGATCTGTTTCTGAAATCGAACCGTCAGGAGGGTGCGGTAACCTATTCGTATTTCGTAAATCTGCTCGTGCGTTTTGAAACAGCAAACCGCACAAAATCCTAA
- a CDS encoding ABC transporter ATP-binding protein, translated as MKKQTTWQIIQRLFRIGMKFRSWFILTLIISVILSVISTYRPYLTMQIVDTDIIALGDREQMMKHIYILIALVFGESILNFFLVYFSNFISQNVIRDIRERLYEKLIYFRTAFFDRTPIGQLVTRAVGDVETISTVYTDGFLMVFGDILRIVFVLFMMFQVDVNLSYISLAILPLMVLITRFFQKRLRKAFSDERTWTSNQNSFVQERLSGMTLVQVFNRQEAEFKKFDEINITLKAALLRTVFIFSLFFPVVELISSLFIGFILFYGGYVTITAGKVIAFIQFISMLIRPLRQIADRFNNIQRGIVGAERVLGIMDEDDALPNDGKVTKDHFDGRIEFQNVHFSYDDKQEVLKGISFKVSPGETVAIVGATGAGKSTIISLITRLYDINSGKILLDDVDLKEYELYNLRSHVGVVLQDVFLFHGSIFENLTFGDGTITMEQIRKVAEEVGVHDFIESLPGGYEYVVSERGSSISLGQRQLLSFVRAYLSDPKILILDEATSSIDHESEKLIQRATEKITKNRTSIIIAHRLSTIEKADKIIVMDGGRIVEEGKHMDLLRQNGYYATLYKSQLKHEVEESEKSEDEQ; from the coding sequence ATGAAGAAACAAACCACGTGGCAAATTATACAGCGGCTGTTCCGGATCGGCATGAAGTTTCGGTCGTGGTTTATCCTGACGCTGATCATCTCCGTAATCCTGTCGGTAATTTCAACTTACCGGCCTTATCTTACAATGCAGATCGTAGATACCGACATAATTGCTCTGGGCGACCGCGAGCAGATGATGAAGCATATCTACATCCTGATCGCACTGGTTTTTGGCGAATCAATTCTGAATTTCTTCCTTGTCTATTTCTCAAATTTCATTTCCCAGAATGTCATTCGTGACATTCGCGAGAGACTTTATGAAAAGCTGATTTACTTTCGTACTGCCTTTTTCGACAGGACGCCCATCGGGCAGCTTGTAACGCGCGCCGTAGGCGATGTTGAAACCATTTCCACTGTATATACAGACGGTTTCCTTATGGTTTTTGGAGATATTCTCCGGATTGTATTTGTACTGTTCATGATGTTTCAGGTGGATGTAAACCTGAGTTATATTTCCCTGGCTATATTGCCTTTAATGGTGCTTATCACCAGATTCTTTCAGAAAAGATTAAGAAAAGCCTTCAGCGACGAACGTACCTGGACATCTAATCAGAATTCCTTTGTGCAGGAAAGACTCAGCGGTATGACGCTTGTTCAGGTTTTTAACCGTCAGGAAGCCGAGTTTAAGAAATTCGACGAAATCAACATTACTTTAAAAGCCGCGCTCCTCCGGACCGTATTTATATTTTCCCTTTTTTTTCCTGTTGTCGAGCTTATATCTTCACTGTTTATTGGGTTCATTCTTTTTTATGGCGGTTATGTAACCATTACAGCTGGTAAAGTAATCGCGTTTATACAGTTCATTTCAATGCTTATCCGGCCGCTGCGGCAGATTGCGGACCGTTTCAATAATATCCAGCGTGGGATTGTAGGTGCCGAAAGAGTTTTGGGAATTATGGATGAAGATGATGCCTTGCCTAATGACGGTAAAGTCACCAAAGATCATTTTGACGGACGCATAGAATTCCAGAATGTCCATTTTTCCTATGACGATAAACAGGAAGTACTGAAAGGAATCAGTTTTAAAGTGAGTCCCGGCGAGACCGTTGCGATCGTAGGTGCGACGGGCGCGGGTAAATCTACTATTATCAGTCTGATCACCCGGCTCTACGATATTAATTCCGGCAAGATTCTGCTGGATGATGTTGATCTGAAGGAATACGAACTCTATAACCTGCGGAGCCATGTGGGCGTGGTTCTGCAGGATGTTTTCCTGTTCCATGGCAGCATTTTCGAGAACCTTACCTTTGGTGACGGTACCATCACAATGGAACAGATCCGGAAGGTAGCTGAGGAAGTAGGTGTGCACGACTTTATTGAAAGCCTGCCGGGTGGTTATGAATATGTAGTAAGCGAACGCGGCTCATCCATCTCGCTGGGCCAGCGCCAGCTGTTATCTTTTGTACGGGCCTATCTTTCAGACCCGAAAATCCTGATTCTGGACGAAGCTACCTCTTCTATAGACCACGAAAGCGAAAAACTTATTCAGCGGGCTACTGAGAAAATTACCAAAAACCGGACTTCCATTATCATTGCGCACCGGCTTTCTACTATTGAAAAGGCCGATAAGATCATTGTGATGGATGGTGGAAGGATTGTAGAAGAAGGTAAACATATGGATTTGCTGCGGCAGAACGGTTATTATGCCACACTGTACAAATCGCAGCTGAAGCATGAAGTGGAAGAATCAGAGAAATCAGAAGATGAACAATAG